Below is a genomic region from Mycolicibacterium neworleansense.
CGAGCACTGGAACACCACGAGCAGCGTGGACCACCAGCCCTATCCCTACTCGAAGACGGTGGCCGAGCAGGAGGCCTGGCGTTATCAGAACGCACAGGAGCGCTGGGACATGGTCACCATCCATCCGGGCCTGGTGCTCGGCCCCGCCCTGACCAGCGCCAGCGATTCGGCCAGTCTGAGCACGATGAAGCAGTTCACCGACGGCAGCATGCTGGCCGGGGCTCCGGCGCTGACCATGGGCGTGGTGGACGTGCGCGAGGTCGCCGATGCCCACCTGCGTGCCGGGTTCACCCCGGAGGCCCACGGCCGCTACATCGTCAACGCCGATTCTCTGAGCCTGCTGCAGATCGGCAAGGTGCTGCGGCGCCGGTTCGGCCCCTTCTACCCGTTCCCGAGGATGACCGCCCCCAAGGTGCTTGTGAAGGCCATCGCACCGCTGGCCGGGCTGACTCGAGAGTTCGTGGACCGCAATGTGGGCTACCCGCTGCGATTCGACAACAGTCGCAGCCGCAACGAGCTGGGTCTGGCCTATCGGCCGGCCGAGCAGACCGTCACCGACCATTTCGAGCAGATGCTCGACGACGGCGTGGTCCGCCGCATGCCTGGCAGCTAGTCCGAGGGTTCGAGCGGAAGTCCGTACTGCACGGCAATTCCGGTGAGCAACATCGTCATTCGGTGTTGGAATGTTCCTTCACTGAACGGGTCGTAGCCGGACTGCGCGACCGCTCGCAACGTCGGATATTCGGACGCGGGCCGTTTGGCGATGAGCTTGAAGATCCGGGCCAGCCATGGCTGTCCGTTCTCGGCGTGAAGATGTTCGCGATGCGCCTCGGTGACACTGCCGATCGCCATCGCGCTCACCGCCGCCCACACGGCCATCGCGTCATCGGGTGCCAGGCCGTGCTCGGCCAGCGCCTCTACCGCGTCGCCGTTGCACTCCATCTCCATGTCGTCGCGCACCCCGCCGGTGACGAACTTCTCCACCAGCGCCGGCTGTGAGGCCAGCACCGTCCGGATGTAGGACGCGTAGCTGCGCATCCAGGTCGCCCAATGCTCGCCGGAGTACCGCGGTGGCGGCGAGTTCACCAGTGCGTTCTCTGCGACCATGCGCAGCAGATCGTCCTGGTTCTTCACATGGTGGTACAGCCCGGGAAGGCTGATCCCGAGGCGCTCGGCGACCCGCCGCATCGTGACGTTCTCACTGCCGATCTCCAGCACCGCCGCAACGATGGCGCCTTGGTCTATGCGCGGCGGCCGACCCCGGCGCGGGGTTAAGTCGTTGGAGGTCACGGAATCCTCCTACCAAGCGGGACATTAGCGATCCGGGGGTTGACGCTAATCGATGCGAGTTCTAAGAATCAATATGAAAACTCCGATGACTACGGGAGACACGAATTGACTGACGCCGCGCATCGCCAGAACCGCCAGATCCTGTTGCGGCGCCGCCCCGATGGTCTGGTCTCCCCCGACGACACCCAGATGGTGACCACACCCGCGCCCGTCCCCGCCGACGGTGAGGCGCTGCTGCGGACAACGTATATCGGCATCGACGCCGCGGCGCGCACGTGGCTGGACGGCGAGCCCGGTTATCTTCCGGCCCTCGAGCTGGGCGAGGTGGTACGCGTGGCAGGGATCGGCGAGGTCGTCGAAACACGTTGTGACGCCTACAAAGTAGGTGACATGGTCACCACCCTGACCGGACTGCAGGACTACGCGATCATCCGCGATGACCTGTTCAGCACGCCGGTGGTCGGTTACACCGATCCGCTTGCCGTGATGTCGATCTACGGCCCGACGGGCGCGACGGCTTACTTCGGGATGAAAGGCGTCGGCAATCCGCAAGCCGGCGAGACCGTCGTCGTCTCGGCAGCCGCGGGCGCCACCGGGTCGGTGGCCGGCCAGATCGCCAAGATCGCCGGCGCCCGGGTGGTCGGGATCGCGGGCGGCCCCGAAAAATGCCGGGTCGTGGTCGAGGAGTTCGGCTTCGACGCCTGCGTCGACTACAAGGCCGGCGACCTGACCGCCGCGCTCAAAGAAGCGTGCCCGGGCGGCATCAACGTCTACTTCGACAATGTCGGTGGCGAAGTTCTCAATGCCGTGCTGGCCAACCTTGCACACAGAGCGCGGGTGGTGATGTGCGGCATCATTTCGAGCTATTTGCACGGCGATCATCCGGGCCCGTCCAATTACGTGAACCTGCTGGCCACGGCCTCGACGATGCAGGGCTTCATCGCTCTCGAAGAGTGGGCACGCTTCGACGAGGCGTTCGCCGCACTGCAGAGTTGGGAAAAGGAAGGCCTGTTGGTGCACCGCGAAACCGTCTACGAGGGACTGGAATCCAGCATTGATGCCCTCAACGGTCTGTTCAACGGGGCCAATATCGGCAAGATGCTGGTGAAGATCAACGAACCCGGCGGAGCGTGACGGCAACGGCCGCGGTGAACAGAAACAAGACCCATGCTCACACCTTTTGACGACTACCCCATCCACTCGACGGCCGAGCCGGTCGCGACACCGGCCAGTGCCGATCCCAATCACTACGACCGGTACTGGTTCAACGGCCATCAGCGCGACGCGGAGTTCTACTTCGGCGCGGCGATGGGCCATTACCCCGTCCGTGGAATCATCGATGCCGCGTTCAGTCTCGTCAAAGACGGTGTGGAGCATTCGATCTTCGCTTCCGGGGCCATGCCGCTGGACCGGTCGGCGACCATCGGGCCGTTCCGCATCGAGGTCATCGAACCGTTGCGCACCATCCGCTACGTCGTCGACTCGAACGACCACAACATCGCCTGTGACCTGACGTTCCGAGCCACCACGGTGGCGATCGAGGAACCTCGACAAACGCGTCGGACCGCCGAAGGCGTCGTGCTGACCGACCACACCCGGCTGACGCAGTGGGGTACCTGGGAAGGGACCATCAGTGTCGACGGTGAGGACATCAAGGTCGACGCCGGTTCGGTGCCCGGCACCCGGGACCGCTCGTGGGGAGTTCGGCCGGTCGGCGAGCAGGTGCCGATGGTTCGTCAGCCGATGCCGTTCCAGGTTTTCTGGCTCTGGGCGCCTTTGCATTTCGGCGACAGATTCACCCACTACGCCTTTCACGAACACGAGGACGGCCGTCGGTGGTTGGAGACCGCCCAGATCCTCGATCCCTTACCGGCCGGTGTTTCCCCGTCCAGTCGAGCGGGCGTGCGTGAGTGCCACGACCTCGGCTATGACCTCGAGTGGGAACCGGGGCGACGTGAAATCCGGAGGGCGCACCTGTGGTTCACCGACCCGGTAGAGGGTGAGATTCACATCGAGGTGGAGAAGTTGTTCACCTTCCGCATGCGCGGGATCGGCTACTGGCATCCGTACTGGGGACACGGTTCCCACCACGGGCAGTTCGAGATCGGCCGGGAATCCATCCGTCTCGATGAGTTCGAGCCCACCGACTTCGCCTCGATCCACCTGCAGAACGTCGTCAAAGCCACGATGGGTGAGCGCACCGGCATCGGTGTCGTCGAGCAGATCGCCATCGGACCGCACGAGCCATCTCGGTTGAAGGGATTTCTCGACGGCTATCGAGCCTGAGCCGCGTAGTGCGTGACGTTAGCCGCTGCGCCTGTAACCAAAATGCAATCTCTGCAATGAATTACAGAAATGCAGTTTGTGACGGGTGAGGCAGACGCGAACACTGTGATGTACAGTACGTATCTACGTAGTATCTCAGTAGCATGTGTCGAGCCGGTTCTTGAACCGTCACGGCCGGCGCGAGGCGGAAAGGAAATGCGTGACAATGCCTTCCATTCCGCACGCAGACCGTTCCCGCTGGGATCGCCGAAGTCTCTTGCGCACCGGGGTATTGGCGGCCATCTCGCTCGTCTGCGTTGCAGCGCCACGCGCCTATGCAGAACCCAACGCCGGGCAGTGGGATCCCACGCTGCCCAACCTGCTCAGTGCGGGGGCACCCGGCGATCCGGTCGCCATTGCCAATGCCTCGTTGCAGGCCAGTGCGTTCGCGGCGCAGACGACCTTCGACATGGGCCGGAAGTTCCTCGGGAGCCTGGGACTTGCGCCCGCCGAAGCCGGTGCGGCCCCGACACTTCGCGGCAACCGTGTGTACGGCAGGCAGGCGGTCGAATACGTCATCCGGCGGGCCGGCACTCAACTCGGAGTGCCGTATTCCTGGGGCGGCGGAAGCTTGACCGGACCGACTCGAGGAGTCGATTCCGGTGCAGGCACCGTCGGTTTCGACTGCTCCGGACTCACCCGGTACGCGTTCGCCGGTGTCGGTGTGCTGCTCCCCCGCTATTCAGGCGACCAGTACACCGCGGGACGCCAGTTGCCGCCATCGCAGGCCAAGCGGGGCGACCTCCTGTTCTGGGGGCCGGGCGGCGGACAACATGAAGCGCTCTACCTCGGCGGCGGTCAGATGCTCGAGGCTCAGCAGACGGGTGTTCCGATCAAGATTTCTCCGGTCCGCACCGCCGGTATGACTCCCTATGTCACCCGCATCATCGAGTATTGACCCGTGCCCAGCCGACGAGTCCCGCTATGGCTCCTGGCCTGCGCCCTCGTTTTGGGCGTAGTTGCCGTGATCGCCGTCAAAACGCACGGCTTCGGCCTCGTGAAGTCCGCGGACCAGAAAGCCCAGGAACGTTGCGAAACCGATGTACGTGCCAAGCTGGCGTCCCCCGACACGGCCGAGCTGTCTCAGGTGCAGTCGCAGCGCGCCGACCTGGACCCAGACAGTCGGGACATGTTCGCGTTGACGACCAATGAACCGCTCAAGGGCATCGATCCTGCGCGCATCACCGTGTGGAATGTGTCCGGGATGGTCCAGGCGCAGACCGAGGTCGGCAGCGTGATCCACGACCCCTTCACGTGCCGGGCGTATTTCGTCGACGGCAACTTGGCGGACACGCTCGTCGTGTTCGACCGCGAACACTGACATCACCAGCAGAGCAGGCCAGAGGCTCCCAGCACGAACGTCGCGACGGGCGCGACGGCGATGACGGTGATGGCGCCGAGAAGGCCGGCGTGCGCACTGACCCGGGCCCACGCCGCGGGTGGCAGCGCAAGCCGTTCAGCACGGCTCAGCAGCGCCACGTCGGCGGCGCCGAGTGCCTGGGCCGGTGTGGCTCCGGCGAGCGCCATCAGTCCGCCCAGCAGCGTGTGCTGCCCGAACCGGCGCGCAGCGGCATCGTCGGCACACATCTCCAGTAGCCGCCCGACCTCAACAGCTCCGCGGGTCATCAGCGTGATCCTCGGGAAGACCATGGCCAGCCCGCGCAGCGCCGTGACGATCTTCAGATGATGACCATCCAGGTGCGCCCGCTCATGGGCGAGTACGGCAAGCAACTCCTCGGTACCCAGCGCGGCAATCGCACCGGTGGTGACCACGATCGCCGGAGGTGCGCCCGCCACGCAGTATGCGGTGGGCTTACCGGCGTCGACGATGAAGACATCCCGCTTGTCGGTGGGACGTCCGACCAGCCGCACAGCTTGCGCGTGGCTGTAGGCGTGGGCGTGCAGCCGACGAATGGTCCGTATCGCCTTTATCCCGACACCGATCACCGTCACCGTCAACACGACCGCGAGGACAGTCACCGTGGCCTGCGCCGCGAGACCCCGTCGGCCGGCGGCGATGTCGCAGAGGAACTGGACACAGGAAGCCAGGAAGGACCGGCGCCGCCCGTCGTGAAGTACCACGTCGACGATGATCAGCAACGGAATGACCATCCAGGTCGCCAACACGCTGACGATGGCGGTCAACCATGCCGCGACACCGAATCTGGGGGCCGACCCGCCGCGGGTGAGAGCACTGAGCAGCGCGGGCGCCACCAGCACCATCACCACGCTGTAGATCAGCAGGCCCGCGGCGATGCTCACTGCTTCTTCGCCTTTGTGGAGCGTCTGGCCAGCGTGCGCAGCGCGGCGCGCAGTCGATCGGAGTCCTGCGGGTCGATCTGTTCGATGAAGTAGCTGAGCACCAGGTCAGAACGACCGCCGCCGTCGAGTGCCTCGCGCATCAATTGAGCGGTGTGTTGCTCGCGGTTCAGCCGCGGCCAGTACCGATAGGCTCGCCCGTCGCGGTCGCGTTCCAGCCAGCCCTTCGTATGCAGGTTGTCCATCGTCGACATGACGGTGGTGTAGGCGATTCGGCGCTCCCCCGCGAGTTCGTCGAACACCTCGCGCACCGTGACTGCTGCATCGCCGCGATTCCAGATCCGATCCATGATGTCGGCTTCGAGTTCGCCGAACCCTCGTACGCGCACTACATCCCTCCACGTTCGGTGATGCGAGCGTACCCCCCGGCGCGGGCTGACAGGGGTCTCGACGCGGCCACGCTATCTACTACCTAGGCTAGTACGTAGTACTTCCGCGCTGTGCGCTTCGTCACGCGGTGTAGCCGAGAGTCGTCATCATCCCGCCCTCTTGGTGATAGGTGTTGTGACAGTGCAGCATCCACACGCCGGGGTTGTCGGCCGTGAAGACCACCCGTTGCCGCTGCATCGGCAACACGATGAGGGTGTCCTTGCGGGCACCTGGGCGTCCGTCGTCACTCAGCACCTGAAACGTGTGCCCGTGCAGGTGCATCGGATGCCACATCATCGACGAGTTGCGGAATGTCATTGCCACCCGCTGCCCTTCGCGCACCTTCAAAGGCTGGGTGTGCGCGAACGAACGGCCGTTGATCGTCCACTCGTAGGTCGCCATCGAGCCGCCGAGCTCGACCGGAAGCTCGGCTTCCGGTCGAGCGGCGTCGAAGGTGGCCTCCGGTGATGCGGTGAACGACCGCACCGTGCCGAGCCGGCCCCGCAACTCCGGTGGCGCATAGTCGGGCGGCGGGGTGGACCCGTCCGCGGTCACCAGTAGTGCGCGCGTCGACGCACCCTTCCCCTCGGCGGCGGCAACCAACGGAAATACCCCGTCTTGCGCCGTGACCACCACGTCGTACCGCTCCCCCATCCCGATCAGCACCGCGTCCACCTCGGTGGGAACCACCGGGAAGCCGTCGGTGTGAGTGACAGTCATCCGGTGACCGGCCAGCGCGACCCGGAACGCGGTATCAGAGCCGGCGTTGATCAATCGGATCCGCACCCGCTGGCCGGGGCGGACCCGGAAGCTGTTCGGGTTCTGAGCATTACGGCCATTGACCACGTACAGCGGATAGTTGACGTCGCCGGCATCGCCGCCTAGTGGCGAACCGTCACGGCCGCCCATCGAACCCATCTCCGCATCGTGGTCCATGCCGGGCATACCGCCCATACCGGGCATGTCGTGCCCGCCGCCAGAACGTATCCGGAGCCGGTCGTAGATCTGGGCAGGGCTTGGCCCGACGTCATCGGTCCAGTCGTCGAGCATCACCACCCATTCCGCGTCGTAACCGCCCGGCTCATCCGGGTCATCAACGATCAGCGGGAAGTACAGTCCGGTGTCCGCATCGAGCCCGGTGTGAGGATGCGCCCAGTACGTCCCCGGGTGAGGTACGGAGAACCGGTAGGTGA
It encodes:
- a CDS encoding SDR family oxidoreductase, with the translated sequence MSTARTPIDPDAPVLVTGASGYIGSWIVRYLLEAGRTVHGTVRNPQKASGLEHLHKLSADHPGRLKLFKADLLEPGSFDEAMAGCELVMHTASPFLLSGFTDAQEALVRPALEGTRNVLDSVNRTESVKRVVLTSSVVAIYGDARESCDVPGGVFTDEHWNTTSSVDHQPYPYSKTVAEQEAWRYQNAQERWDMVTIHPGLVLGPALTSASDSASLSTMKQFTDGSMLAGAPALTMGVVDVREVADAHLRAGFTPEAHGRYIVNADSLSLLQIGKVLRRRFGPFYPFPRMTAPKVLVKAIAPLAGLTREFVDRNVGYPLRFDNSRSRNELGLAYRPAEQTVTDHFEQMLDDGVVRRMPGS
- a CDS encoding multicopper oxidase family protein; translation: MSEIANLHRFGRRGFLAASVALSATALAGCQRDPGATPTRVDSQDAIAAAEARRPHSGRTVSTTLTAQRTRVDLGGTIADTIAYNDIVPGPLLRASVGDEVEVTVRNRLGHSTSVHWHGLALRNDMDGAAPATPDIADGSDFTYRFSVPHPGTYWAHPHTGLDADTGLYFPLIVDDPDEPGGYDAEWVVMLDDWTDDVGPSPAQIYDRLRIRSGGGHDMPGMGGMPGMDHDAEMGSMGGRDGSPLGGDAGDVNYPLYVVNGRNAQNPNSFRVRPGQRVRIRLINAGSDTAFRVALAGHRMTVTHTDGFPVVPTEVDAVLIGMGERYDVVVTAQDGVFPLVAAAEGKGASTRALLVTADGSTPPPDYAPPELRGRLGTVRSFTASPEATFDAARPEAELPVELGGSMATYEWTINGRSFAHTQPLKVREGQRVAMTFRNSSMMWHPMHLHGHTFQVLSDDGRPGARKDTLIVLPMQRQRVVFTADNPGVWMLHCHNTYHQEGGMMTTLGYTA
- a CDS encoding BlaI/MecI/CopY family transcriptional regulator, which encodes MRVRGFGELEADIMDRIWNRGDAAVTVREVFDELAGERRIAYTTVMSTMDNLHTKGWLERDRDGRAYRYWPRLNREQHTAQLMREALDGGGRSDLVLSYFIEQIDPQDSDRLRAALRTLARRSTKAKKQ
- a CDS encoding NADP-dependent oxidoreductase, with translation MTDAAHRQNRQILLRRRPDGLVSPDDTQMVTTPAPVPADGEALLRTTYIGIDAAARTWLDGEPGYLPALELGEVVRVAGIGEVVETRCDAYKVGDMVTTLTGLQDYAIIRDDLFSTPVVGYTDPLAVMSIYGPTGATAYFGMKGVGNPQAGETVVVSAAAGATGSVAGQIAKIAGARVVGIAGGPEKCRVVVEEFGFDACVDYKAGDLTAALKEACPGGINVYFDNVGGEVLNAVLANLAHRARVVMCGIISSYLHGDHPGPSNYVNLLATASTMQGFIALEEWARFDEAFAALQSWEKEGLLVHRETVYEGLESSIDALNGLFNGANIGKMLVKINEPGGA
- a CDS encoding M56 family metallopeptidase, with product MSIAAGLLIYSVVMVLVAPALLSALTRGGSAPRFGVAAWLTAIVSVLATWMVIPLLIIVDVVLHDGRRRSFLASCVQFLCDIAAGRRGLAAQATVTVLAVVLTVTVIGVGIKAIRTIRRLHAHAYSHAQAVRLVGRPTDKRDVFIVDAGKPTAYCVAGAPPAIVVTTGAIAALGTEELLAVLAHERAHLDGHHLKIVTALRGLAMVFPRITLMTRGAVEVGRLLEMCADDAAARRFGQHTLLGGLMALAGATPAQALGAADVALLSRAERLALPPAAWARVSAHAGLLGAITVIAVAPVATFVLGASGLLCW
- a CDS encoding TetR family transcriptional regulator, producing MTSNDLTPRRGRPPRIDQGAIVAAVLEIGSENVTMRRVAERLGISLPGLYHHVKNQDDLLRMVAENALVNSPPPRYSGEHWATWMRSYASYIRTVLASQPALVEKFVTGGVRDDMEMECNGDAVEALAEHGLAPDDAMAVWAAVSAMAIGSVTEAHREHLHAENGQPWLARIFKLIAKRPASEYPTLRAVAQSGYDPFSEGTFQHRMTMLLTGIAVQYGLPLEPSD
- the ripB gene encoding NlpC/P60 family peptidoglycan endopeptidase RipB; its protein translation is MPSIPHADRSRWDRRSLLRTGVLAAISLVCVAAPRAYAEPNAGQWDPTLPNLLSAGAPGDPVAIANASLQASAFAAQTTFDMGRKFLGSLGLAPAEAGAAPTLRGNRVYGRQAVEYVIRRAGTQLGVPYSWGGGSLTGPTRGVDSGAGTVGFDCSGLTRYAFAGVGVLLPRYSGDQYTAGRQLPPSQAKRGDLLFWGPGGGQHEALYLGGGQMLEAQQTGVPIKISPVRTAGMTPYVTRIIEY